In one window of Timaviella obliquedivisa GSE-PSE-MK23-08B DNA:
- a CDS encoding response regulator, with protein MYRVLIAEDELRIVAFLEKGLRQNGFETTVVTRGQDAIDQSQQGTFDLLLLDLGLPGKDGWTVIDELRKSGQTLPIVIVTAREGETNRAESLRRGANDYITKPFRFQELLAKVNFQLGQEKT; from the coding sequence ATGTACCGAGTTCTCATTGCTGAAGATGAGCTTCGCATTGTAGCGTTTCTAGAAAAGGGTTTAAGACAAAACGGATTTGAGACAACTGTTGTCACCCGTGGACAAGATGCGATCGATCAGTCTCAGCAAGGTACTTTTGATTTGCTTTTGCTCGATTTGGGTTTGCCTGGAAAAGACGGATGGACAGTGATCGACGAACTTCGCAAGAGCGGACAGACGCTACCGATCGTGATTGTTACGGCTCGTGAAGGTGAAACCAATCGTGCAGAGAGTTTAAGGCGTGGCGCAAATGACTACATTACAAAGCCTTTCCGCTTTCAGGAACTTCTAGCAAAGGTCAATTTTCAACTTGGGCAAGAAAAAACTTGA
- a CDS encoding aldo/keto reductase, which yields MLYHQFGNTGLNVSAIGMGTWNIGNQWGEIEEETALQTVRSAVDNGINLFDTAESYGIPTGLSEERLGKALVGMRDRVHLVSKIGRWGRRTGQMVPMTTVDMVRLCVHASLYRLRTDYVDVMLCHEGKIEDPSVYLEGFELLKAQGLIRAYGISTDKLKVLKRFNVNNTCQVVEVDYSLLNRKAEAEFLPYCQEQGIAVLVRGPLNKGLLSGKYSTDSVFTDTVRSEWYIDENRSSKLAADLAKVDRLKTVLQPGEEMVTAALRFVTSHPAQPVAIPGGKSPEQVAMNARAGSARLSATDRSRLISHLEADVSSNLLEIPVTAAR from the coding sequence ATGCTTTATCATCAATTTGGCAACACTGGCTTAAATGTCTCTGCGATCGGGATGGGAACCTGGAATATTGGTAATCAGTGGGGTGAGATCGAGGAAGAGACCGCACTGCAAACGGTTCGGAGTGCGGTAGACAATGGCATTAATTTGTTTGATACAGCAGAGTCTTATGGAATTCCGACCGGGCTATCAGAAGAGCGGTTGGGCAAGGCGTTGGTGGGGATGCGCGATCGCGTTCATTTGGTTTCTAAAATTGGTCGCTGGGGCAGAAGAACTGGACAGATGGTGCCGATGACAACAGTAGATATGGTGCGTCTTTGCGTTCATGCATCGCTTTACCGACTGCGTACCGACTACGTTGATGTGATGCTTTGTCATGAAGGTAAAATTGAAGATCCAAGCGTTTATCTTGAAGGGTTTGAGTTGTTAAAAGCGCAAGGCTTGATTCGTGCCTACGGCATCTCAACCGACAAACTTAAGGTGCTGAAGCGATTCAACGTAAACAATACCTGTCAAGTTGTCGAAGTTGATTATTCGCTGCTCAACCGCAAGGCAGAAGCGGAATTTTTGCCCTACTGTCAAGAACAGGGCATTGCTGTTCTGGTGCGGGGTCCACTCAACAAAGGCTTACTCTCCGGTAAATACTCCACCGATTCAGTCTTTACTGACACTGTGCGATCGGAGTGGTACATCGACGAAAATCGCAGCAGCAAACTTGCCGCAGATCTAGCTAAAGTCGATCGACTAAAAACAGTTTTACAGCCTGGAGAAGAGATGGTGACTGCTGCTCTGCGATTTGTTACCTCTCATCCTGCGCAGCCTGTGGCTATTCCGGGGGGAAAATCTCCTGAACAAGTTGCCATGAACGCCAGAGCCGGATCTGCCCGACTCTCTGCGACCGATCGATCGAGATTAATATCCCACCTGGAAGCAGATGTATCTTCTAATTTGCTAGAAATACCTGTGACAGCAGCGAGATAG
- a CDS encoding HAMP domain-containing histidine kinase, translating into MLLITAAAVPIFRWLLFSSVDSRVRSDLAEEMADFRESYLAWEDLPEQSTIELRQFIDRFLSAELPEDDNFFIAVIDGQFYRSSPSVLVEPLRPNSDLVNRWSNLVEPTIGERETGDPKIGKVIYLVQPLMLDGRLKGVFAVAHLSAGERVEALVGVYIFAGVAVGVVLLSFLLAWLATGLLLAPVRQLAETARAIVSESDLSQRIANVQGNGELAEMTEVFNAMMERIQKAFDTQRDFINDAGHELRTPITIIQGHLELIGEVPPEQQETIDLVMDELDRMNRFVNDLILLAKAERGDFLQSDLIDTAVFIDDLFSKATSLADRKWHLVNRCSETWVGDRQRLTGAVLNLVQNATQHTQPNDLIEIGAVSDEATVRFWVRDSGEGISLEDQKRIFDRFARAANSYRRSEGVGLGLAIVKAIVMAHQGWIELVSHVGAGSTFTLVIPLQPSTPRKSRELLITPPVIATSIEVE; encoded by the coding sequence ATGCTGCTGATTACTGCTGCGGCAGTGCCTATTTTTCGTTGGCTCCTCTTCTCCAGCGTTGATAGTCGGGTTCGTAGTGATTTAGCTGAGGAAATGGCAGACTTTCGCGAATCTTATCTAGCCTGGGAAGATCTGCCAGAGCAAAGCACAATCGAGCTAAGGCAATTTATTGATAGATTTTTATCGGCAGAATTACCGGAAGACGATAATTTTTTTATTGCTGTCATTGATGGGCAGTTTTATAGATCTAGCCCTAGTGTTTTGGTTGAACCGCTACGCCCTAACTCTGACCTGGTTAACCGCTGGAGTAATCTGGTTGAGCCCACGATTGGGGAACGCGAAACAGGAGACCCTAAAATCGGCAAAGTGATTTATTTAGTTCAGCCCTTAATGTTAGATGGACGCCTCAAAGGGGTCTTTGCGGTGGCTCACCTATCTGCCGGAGAACGCGTTGAAGCCTTGGTAGGTGTCTACATTTTTGCAGGGGTGGCGGTTGGTGTCGTGCTGCTGTCGTTCCTACTGGCTTGGTTAGCCACAGGGCTGCTGCTGGCTCCCGTGCGTCAGTTGGCAGAAACTGCACGGGCGATCGTGAGTGAATCTGATCTCAGCCAACGCATTGCCAACGTGCAAGGCAACGGTGAATTGGCAGAAATGACTGAAGTTTTTAATGCAATGATGGAGCGGATTCAAAAAGCTTTTGATACTCAGCGCGATTTTATTAATGATGCTGGACATGAGCTAAGAACTCCCATTACCATCATTCAAGGACACCTAGAACTCATTGGAGAAGTGCCTCCAGAACAGCAGGAAACGATCGATCTAGTCATGGATGAACTTGATCGGATGAATCGCTTTGTTAACGATTTAATTTTGTTGGCAAAGGCTGAACGGGGAGATTTTCTACAGTCAGACCTGATTGATACAGCCGTTTTTATAGATGACTTGTTCTCAAAAGCAACTAGCCTAGCCGATCGCAAATGGCATCTCGTGAATCGCTGTAGCGAAACGTGGGTTGGCGATCGGCAGCGGCTGACAGGCGCTGTCCTCAATTTGGTGCAAAATGCCACTCAGCACACGCAGCCCAATGACTTGATTGAAATAGGCGCTGTTTCCGATGAAGCGACGGTTCGCTTTTGGGTGCGAGACAGCGGCGAAGGCATCTCTCTGGAAGACCAGAAACGCATTTTTGATCGGTTTGCACGGGCAGCTAACAGCTATCGTCGATCGGAAGGCGTGGGGCTGGGGCTGGCGATTGTTAAGGCGATCGTCATGGCACATCAAGGCTGGATTGAACTAGTGAGCCATGTAGGGGCAGGGTCAACGTTTACTTTGGTTATTCCGCTGCAACCGTCTACTCCCCGAAAAAGCAGGGAACTTCTGATTACGCCGCCCGTCATTGCTACTTCAATAGAAGTAGAGTAA
- a CDS encoding response regulator transcription factor yields MPRLLIIEDESRISAFLEKGFQSNGFTTEVIRDGREASQMALNGEFDLIVLDLGLPGKDGFMVLEELRGQGIQLPIIILTARTDMPNKIAGLESGADDYVTKPFRFEELLARVRARLRSFSSTGESEMLLKFRDITLDLRSRRVLVGDRPVDLSMREFTLAETFIRHPDQIMSREQLLNHVWGYDYDPGSNIVDVYVGYLRKKLGDGLIETVRGMGYRMLGQ; encoded by the coding sequence ATGCCGCGCCTTTTAATCATCGAAGATGAATCACGAATCAGTGCTTTTCTGGAGAAGGGGTTTCAGTCTAACGGCTTTACGACAGAGGTCATTAGAGATGGACGAGAAGCCAGCCAGATGGCATTAAACGGCGAGTTCGACTTGATTGTGCTTGATTTGGGGCTACCTGGCAAAGATGGATTTATGGTATTGGAGGAACTGCGCGGGCAGGGTATCCAGCTTCCTATCATTATTTTGACTGCTAGAACTGATATGCCCAACAAGATTGCTGGCTTAGAGAGCGGCGCAGATGACTATGTGACTAAGCCTTTCCGATTTGAGGAGCTACTGGCACGAGTACGAGCAAGGCTGCGGAGCTTTTCCTCGACGGGTGAATCGGAAATGCTACTAAAGTTTCGCGATATTACTCTTGATCTGCGATCGCGGCGGGTTCTGGTTGGCGATCGTCCTGTTGATCTTTCCATGCGCGAATTTACCCTAGCAGAAACTTTCATCCGCCATCCTGACCAGATTATGAGCCGCGAACAATTGCTTAACCATGTATGGGGCTATGACTACGATCCGGGCTCAAATATTGTGGATGTTTATGTCGGCTATTTGCGGAAAAAGCTGGGCGATGGATTAATTGAAACGGTGCGGGGAATGGGCTATCGGATGCTGGGACAGTAG
- a CDS encoding NAD-dependent epimerase: protein MSKILVTGAAGFIGFHISRMLLQQGETVIGLDNLNDYYSVALKLSRLSQLQHPNFQFHQLDLADRQGMENLFAQHQPDRVIHLAAQAGVRHSLKNPHIYVDSNVVGFLHILEGCRQHKVQHLVYASSSSVYGANRVIPFSTQHSVDHPLSLYAATKKANELMAHSYSHLYKIPTTGLRFFTVYGPWGRPDMALFTFTRAILEGKTIDVYNHGKMQRDFTYIDDIANGVLRVLDRVPAANATWSPYAPEPSSSHAPYRIYNIGNHQPIELLRFIEVLENSLGIEAKKNFLPLQPGDVLETYADVADLTEVVGFTPQVAIEEGIPRFVKWYRAYYNSLASQEAISALAC from the coding sequence ATGTCTAAAATTTTAGTGACTGGAGCCGCTGGATTTATCGGATTTCACATCAGTCGAATGCTGTTGCAGCAGGGCGAAACGGTGATCGGGTTAGACAATCTAAATGACTACTATAGCGTTGCGCTGAAACTTAGCCGCCTGAGCCAGTTACAGCACCCCAACTTCCAGTTTCACCAGCTTGATCTTGCCGATCGCCAGGGCATGGAAAATTTATTCGCGCAGCATCAGCCCGATCGCGTTATTCATTTAGCGGCTCAGGCAGGCGTTCGCCATTCTCTGAAAAATCCTCATATCTATGTAGACAGCAATGTCGTAGGATTTTTGCATATTTTGGAGGGTTGTCGGCAACACAAGGTACAGCACTTGGTCTATGCCTCTTCTAGCTCAGTCTATGGCGCTAATCGCGTCATCCCGTTCTCAACTCAGCATTCTGTTGATCATCCTCTCAGCCTCTACGCAGCCACGAAGAAAGCCAATGAACTCATGGCACACAGTTACAGCCATCTCTACAAAATTCCTACAACTGGACTGAGATTTTTTACAGTTTATGGCCCCTGGGGCAGACCCGACATGGCACTATTTACATTTACCAGAGCCATTCTAGAAGGCAAAACGATCGATGTTTATAACCACGGTAAAATGCAACGCGATTTTACCTATATTGATGACATTGCAAATGGTGTTCTTCGCGTTCTAGATCGGGTTCCAGCAGCGAACGCCACCTGGTCACCTTATGCTCCAGAGCCTAGCAGTAGCCATGCTCCCTATCGAATTTACAACATTGGTAATCATCAGCCGATCGAACTACTGCGGTTCATTGAAGTGCTAGAAAATAGCTTAGGCATTGAAGCCAAAAAGAATTTTCTGCCGCTCCAGCCGGGAGATGTGCTGGAGACTTATGCAGATGTTGCGGATTTAACGGAGGTAGTGGGTTTTACACCGCAAGTGGCGATCGAGGAGGGCATCCCTCGTTTTGTTAAGTGGTATCGTGCTTACTACAATTCTCTTGCAAGTCAAGAAGCAATCTCTGCGCTTGCCTGCTAA